The following are from one region of the Alicyclobacillus fastidiosus genome:
- a CDS encoding GntR family transcriptional regulator has product MKDILRDKIESKVWKPDDLIDSEHQLMAQYKVSRNTVKKAIEDLVQEGLLNRVQGKGTFVSRPKIEHSLGGFYSFSKVLKAKGIEARDVVLSVEPKLCLPSIAGYLKISVGETVHELKRLRYAGNDPIIFETSYIPARIAEHIQESDLNNIGLYDLLQEKYNVSVVKAKESFEPVLIDKYESTMLHVKEGYPALLLDRIAFDISETPIEYCRSIVRGDRCKFYTELL; this is encoded by the coding sequence CTGAAGGACATCCTGCGGGATAAGATCGAGTCCAAGGTGTGGAAGCCGGACGACTTGATCGATTCAGAGCACCAGTTGATGGCTCAATATAAGGTGAGTCGAAACACGGTGAAGAAGGCCATCGAGGATCTCGTCCAAGAAGGGCTGCTCAACCGCGTCCAAGGCAAAGGTACGTTTGTATCCCGACCGAAAATCGAACATTCACTCGGCGGCTTTTATAGCTTCAGTAAAGTGCTCAAGGCTAAGGGAATTGAGGCGCGCGACGTGGTGCTCAGCGTGGAGCCAAAGCTGTGCCTGCCGAGTATTGCTGGGTATCTGAAGATCTCAGTCGGGGAAACGGTGCATGAATTGAAGCGGCTTCGCTACGCAGGGAATGATCCCATCATCTTTGAGACGAGTTACATTCCAGCGAGAATTGCCGAGCACATCCAAGAATCCGATCTCAACAACATTGGGCTTTACGACCTCCTTCAGGAAAAGTACAACGTGTCGGTCGTGAAGGCGAAAGAGTCGTTTGAGCCAGTTCTCATCGACAAGTATGAGAGTACCATGCTGCACGTGAAAGAAGGGTACCCAGCATTGTTGTTGGATCGCATCGCGTTCGACATTTCGGAGACGCCGATCGAGTACTGTCGATCGATCGTCCGAGGCGATCGCTGCAAATTCTACACGGAATTGCTGTAG
- a CDS encoding 1-phosphofructokinase family hexose kinase — MGGSGRVVCVTLNAAIDRTYYHEDLRIGHINRVQKVVSQAGGKGNNVARAIHRLGGCVTATGFVAGQNGQFIEVGLQKEGIATAFCTVPAGESRVCLTLVDAANHTATEFMEPGVAITMRDVEQLCQQLKGMVEPGSFVIFSGSLPPGCTISAFAHLIEVTQRLGARVVVDTSGDALIHAARCRPYAMKPNEHEVEALLANASGAESELPADRETKLRDMLVQLQQSGVALPIVTLGSNGCIACDHDTIYRVHAPEVSVKNAVGSGDCFLGGVVYGLATGQSISSALAIGTAAGAVNATKESAGMIQHEEVMHLAGQIQVTAEPWVQAHTSPRS; from the coding sequence ATGGGTGGTTCAGGACGCGTTGTCTGCGTCACGCTCAACGCTGCCATCGATCGGACTTATTATCATGAAGATTTGCGCATCGGGCACATCAATCGAGTCCAGAAGGTGGTGTCGCAGGCTGGCGGCAAAGGGAACAACGTCGCGCGTGCCATCCATCGACTGGGCGGTTGCGTCACAGCGACTGGCTTCGTCGCCGGTCAAAATGGACAGTTCATCGAAGTGGGTCTGCAAAAGGAAGGCATAGCTACGGCGTTTTGCACAGTACCCGCTGGCGAGTCGCGCGTCTGCCTCACGTTGGTCGATGCCGCGAATCACACGGCAACAGAGTTCATGGAGCCAGGCGTTGCAATCACGATGCGAGACGTTGAGCAGCTTTGCCAGCAGTTGAAAGGGATGGTCGAGCCGGGATCGTTCGTCATTTTCTCGGGCAGTCTCCCACCTGGCTGCACCATCTCTGCGTTCGCACATTTGATCGAGGTTACCCAGCGCCTAGGTGCGCGTGTCGTCGTAGATACGAGTGGAGACGCTCTGATCCATGCAGCCCGTTGTCGGCCGTACGCGATGAAGCCAAATGAACATGAAGTCGAAGCGCTCCTGGCGAACGCTTCCGGTGCGGAGTCGGAGTTGCCCGCAGACAGGGAAACGAAACTTCGCGACATGCTCGTTCAACTGCAGCAGTCCGGCGTGGCCCTGCCCATCGTCACATTGGGATCAAACGGTTGTATCGCCTGCGACCACGACACCATCTATCGCGTTCATGCACCCGAAGTATCCGTCAAGAATGCGGTGGGCTCCGGGGACTGCTTTCTCGGCGGCGTGGTCTACGGTCTAGCGACAGGCCAGTCGATCTCGTCCGCCCTCGCGATTGGAACCGCAGCAGGCGCGGTCAACGCCACGAAGGAATCTGCAGGGATGATCCAGCATGAGGAAGTGATGCACTTGGCCGGACAAATCCAGGTCACGGCCGAACCTTGGGTACAAGCTCACACGTCACCCAGGTCCTGA